In endosymbiont of unidentified scaly snail isolate Monju, the following are encoded in one genomic region:
- the nuoK gene encoding NADH-quinone oxidoreductase subunit NuoK, which translates to MIALSDYLIVAAILFAISVAGIFLNRKNVLLLLMCIELMLLAVNINFVAFSHYLGDVHGQVFVFFILTVAAAEAAIGLAILVVLFRTRNTINVADLDTLKG; encoded by the coding sequence ATGATTGCGTTGTCCGATTACCTGATCGTCGCCGCCATCCTGTTCGCCATCAGCGTGGCCGGCATCTTCCTCAACCGCAAGAACGTGCTGTTGCTGCTGATGTGCATCGAACTGATGCTGCTGGCGGTGAACATCAACTTCGTGGCCTTCTCGCATTACCTGGGGGATGTGCACGGACAGGTCTTCGTGTTCTTCATCCTCACGGTGGCGGCTGCCGAGGCGGCCATCGGCCTGGCGATCCTGGTGGTGCTGTTCCGCACGCGCAATACCATCAATGTCGCCGATCTGGATACCTTGAAGGGCTGA
- a CDS encoding NADH-quinone oxidoreductase subunit J, with amino-acid sequence MSFEKILFYLFAALLIGAALMVITRRNPVHSVLFLVLAFINSAGLWMLAEAEFLAIALVLVYVGAVMVLFLFVVMMLDINLAELRAGFVRNLPVALVVAIVMVAELVMVLGPERFGLAHYAKPEHKPADYSNTAELGLAMFNQHVYAFEIAAVILLVGIVAAISLTLRRRPDTKYLDPGRQVRVRATDRLRVIKVKAEEKAR; translated from the coding sequence ATGAGTTTCGAGAAAATCCTGTTCTACCTGTTCGCCGCCCTGCTGATCGGTGCGGCGCTGATGGTCATCACCCGCCGCAACCCGGTGCACTCGGTACTGTTCCTGGTGCTCGCCTTCATCAACAGTGCCGGCCTGTGGATGCTGGCCGAGGCCGAGTTCCTGGCCATCGCCCTGGTGCTGGTCTACGTGGGCGCGGTGATGGTGCTGTTCCTGTTCGTGGTGATGATGCTGGACATCAACCTCGCCGAGCTGCGCGCGGGCTTCGTGCGCAACCTGCCGGTGGCGCTGGTGGTGGCCATCGTGATGGTGGCCGAACTGGTGATGGTGCTCGGCCCCGAGCGCTTCGGCCTGGCACACTACGCCAAGCCCGAACACAAGCCGGCCGACTACAGCAACACCGCCGAGCTGGGGCTGGCGATGTTCAACCAGCATGTCTATGCCTTCGAGATCGCGGCGGTGATCCTGCTGGTAGGTATCGTCGCGGCGATCAGCCTGACCCTGCGGCGGCGTCCCGATACCAAGTATCTCGACCCGGGCCGCCAGGTACGCGTGCGCGCCACCGACCGGCTGCGCGTGATCAAGGTGAAGGCAGAGGAGAAGGCCCGATGA
- the nuoH gene encoding NADH-quinone oxidoreductase subunit NuoH, with amino-acid sequence MDSLIAIWDALPLVVQILLKIVLIVAPLMVLVAYYTYAERKVIGHMQVRMGPNRVGFFGFRMLGLGQPIADAVKLMFKEIIIPSGANKVLFLIAPMLSIAPALVAWAVFPFDAEWVLADVNAGLLYILALTSLGVYGVIIAGWASNSKYSLLGAMRSAAQIVAYEIPMGFALVGVLVAAGSLNPREIVLAQQGSLLHWFWLPLLPMFVIYFVSGVAETNRAPFDVAEGESEIVAGFHVEYSGMTFAVFFLAEYANMILISALTALMFLGGWLSPFQGTALEGAFDWVPGIVWLLGKTFLFMFLFLWFRATFPRYRYDQIMRLGWKVFLPITIVWIVVIGAMKVGQLPWWFD; translated from the coding sequence ATGGATTCACTGATCGCAATCTGGGACGCGCTGCCGCTGGTGGTGCAGATCCTGCTCAAGATCGTGTTGATCGTGGCACCGCTGATGGTGCTGGTAGCCTATTACACCTACGCCGAGCGCAAGGTCATCGGCCACATGCAGGTGCGCATGGGACCGAACCGGGTGGGCTTCTTCGGCTTCCGCATGCTCGGCCTGGGGCAGCCGATCGCCGATGCGGTCAAGCTGATGTTCAAGGAGATCATCATCCCCAGTGGCGCCAACAAGGTGCTGTTCCTGATTGCGCCCATGCTTTCGATCGCGCCGGCGCTGGTGGCCTGGGCGGTGTTTCCCTTCGATGCCGAGTGGGTGTTGGCCGATGTCAATGCCGGCCTGCTCTATATCCTGGCCCTCACCTCGCTGGGCGTGTATGGCGTGATCATCGCCGGCTGGGCCTCGAACTCCAAGTATTCTCTGCTCGGCGCCATGCGCTCGGCGGCGCAGATCGTGGCCTATGAGATCCCCATGGGCTTTGCCCTGGTGGGTGTGCTGGTGGCTGCCGGCAGCCTGAACCCGCGCGAGATCGTGCTGGCCCAGCAAGGCAGCCTGCTGCACTGGTTCTGGCTGCCGCTGCTGCCGATGTTCGTGATCTATTTCGTTTCCGGTGTGGCCGAGACCAACCGTGCGCCCTTCGACGTGGCCGAGGGCGAGTCCGAGATCGTTGCCGGTTTCCACGTCGAGTATTCCGGCATGACTTTCGCAGTGTTCTTCCTCGCCGAGTATGCCAACATGATCCTGATTTCGGCGCTGACCGCGCTGATGTTCCTTGGAGGTTGGCTCTCGCCCTTCCAAGGCACTGCGCTGGAAGGTGCCTTCGACTGGGTGCCCGGTATCGTCTGGCTGCTGGGCAAGACCTTCCTGTTCATGTTCCTGTTCCTGTGGTTCCGCGCCACCTTCCCGCGTTATCGCTATGACCAGATCATGCGCCTGGGATGGAAGGTGTTCCTGCCCATTACCATCGTGTGGATCGTGGTGATTGGCGCCATGAAGGTGGGACAGCTGCCCTGGTGGTTCGATTGA
- the nuoL gene encoding NADH-quinone oxidoreductase subunit L, which yields METILLAIVLAALTGAIIAGLLRNQIGRAGAHTVTILGVAISCALSLYVLWQYAFNDAPVYNESVYTWMVVDGLRMEVGFLIDRLTAMMMAVVTFVSLMVHIYTIGYMAHEEGYQRFFSYIALFTFSMLMLVMSNNFLQLFFGWEAVGLVSYLLIGFYFKRESAIFANLKAFLVNRVGDFGFILGIAAVAMYLNTLDYAEAFARAPEHADTMLNVWGDAQWSLMTVICVLLFVGAMGKSAQIPLHVWLPDSMEGPTPISALIHAATMVTAGIFMVARMSPLYEMSETALSFVMITGATTAFFMGLIGIVQNDIKRVIAYSTLSQLGYMVAALGASAYAAGLFHLMTHAFFKALLFLGAGSVIIGMHHDQDMRNMGGVRKYMPITHWMMVIGTLALIGFPGFSGFFSKDAIIEAIHHSQLFGSGYAHVLLVAGVFVTALYSFRLYFMVFHGEGPRDSHAKEHLHESPKVVTVPLMALAVPSIFIGYFTIGPMLFGDFFDGVITVAAAHDTLGEIDFHGAFGFMLHGLTGIPVYLAGAGVLVAWYIYMRRPSLALEFATRFDWAYWILDRKFGFDDLYQWLFAGGSRLLGKTLWQVGDRLVIDGVAVNGSAYSVGWLASVMRYLQTGYLYHYAFAMIIGLLGLLSWFVIR from the coding sequence ATGGAAACGATCCTGCTTGCCATCGTACTGGCAGCGCTGACCGGCGCGATCATTGCCGGTCTGCTCCGCAACCAGATCGGGCGTGCCGGGGCGCACACGGTCACCATCCTGGGCGTGGCCATCTCCTGCGCGCTGTCGCTGTATGTGCTCTGGCAGTACGCCTTCAACGATGCACCGGTGTACAACGAGTCGGTCTACACCTGGATGGTGGTCGATGGCCTGCGCATGGAAGTCGGCTTTCTGATCGATCGCCTCACCGCCATGATGATGGCGGTGGTCACCTTCGTCTCGCTGATGGTGCACATCTATACCATCGGCTACATGGCTCACGAGGAGGGCTATCAGCGCTTCTTCAGCTACATTGCGCTGTTCACCTTCTCGATGCTGATGCTGGTAATGTCGAACAACTTCCTGCAGCTGTTCTTCGGCTGGGAGGCGGTGGGCCTGGTCTCCTACCTGCTGATCGGTTTCTACTTCAAGCGCGAGTCGGCGATCTTCGCCAACCTCAAGGCCTTCCTGGTCAACCGGGTGGGCGACTTCGGCTTCATCCTCGGTATCGCCGCGGTGGCCATGTACCTGAACACCCTGGACTATGCCGAGGCCTTCGCGCGCGCGCCCGAGCATGCCGACACCATGCTGAACGTCTGGGGTGACGCCCAGTGGTCGTTGATGACGGTGATCTGCGTGCTGCTGTTCGTCGGCGCCATGGGCAAGTCGGCGCAGATCCCGCTGCATGTCTGGCTGCCCGACTCCATGGAAGGCCCGACCCCCATCTCGGCGCTGATCCACGCTGCCACCATGGTCACCGCCGGTATCTTCATGGTGGCACGCATGTCACCGCTGTACGAGATGTCGGAGACGGCGTTGAGCTTCGTGATGATCACCGGCGCCACCACCGCCTTCTTCATGGGCCTGATCGGCATCGTGCAGAACGACATCAAGCGAGTGATCGCGTATTCCACGCTGTCGCAGCTCGGTTACATGGTGGCCGCGCTCGGTGCTTCGGCCTATGCCGCCGGTCTTTTCCACCTGATGACCCACGCCTTCTTCAAGGCGCTGCTGTTCCTGGGTGCGGGTTCGGTGATCATCGGCATGCACCACGATCAGGACATGCGCAACATGGGCGGGGTGCGCAAGTACATGCCCATCACGCACTGGATGATGGTGATCGGGACCCTGGCGTTGATCGGATTCCCCGGCTTTTCGGGCTTCTTCTCCAAGGACGCCATCATCGAGGCCATCCATCATTCGCAGCTGTTCGGCAGCGGGTACGCCCATGTGCTGCTGGTGGCCGGGGTCTTCGTGACCGCGCTCTACAGCTTCCGACTGTACTTCATGGTCTTCCATGGTGAAGGCCCGCGCGATTCCCACGCGAAGGAGCACCTGCACGAGTCGCCCAAGGTGGTGACCGTGCCCCTGATGGCGCTGGCCGTGCCCTCGATCTTCATCGGGTACTTCACCATCGGGCCCATGCTGTTCGGCGATTTCTTCGACGGCGTGATCACCGTCGCTGCGGCGCACGACACCCTGGGCGAGATCGACTTCCACGGCGCCTTCGGTTTCATGCTGCATGGTCTGACCGGCATCCCGGTCTATCTCGCCGGCGCCGGAGTCCTGGTCGCCTGGTACATCTACATGCGCCGCCCGTCGCTGGCGCTGGAGTTTGCCACGCGCTTCGACTGGGCCTACTGGATCCTCGACCGCAAGTTCGGGTTCGACGACCTGTACCAGTGGCTGTTCGCCGGTGGCTCGCGCCTGCTGGGCAAGACCTTGTGGCAGGTCGGTGACCGATTGGTCATCGACGGGGTGGCGGTCAACGGTTCGGCCTACTCGGTCGGCTGGCTGGCCTCGGTCATGCGCTACCTGCAGACCGGTTACCTGTATCACTATGCCTTCGCGATGATCATCGGCCTGCTGGGGCTGCTGAGCTGGTTCGTGATCCGCTGA
- the nuoI gene encoding NADH-quinone oxidoreductase subunit NuoI, giving the protein MKRVIDYIRSLFLFELLRGLGLTGRYMLSRPFTLEYPEEKAPVSPRFRGLHALRRYPNGEERCIACKLCEAVCPALAITIEAEPREDGSRRTTRYDIDLFKCIYCGFCEESCPVDSIVETRIYEYHFENRGEEIMTKEKLLAIGDQYEEQLAADRIKRAALY; this is encoded by the coding sequence GTGAAAAGGGTCATCGACTACATCCGCAGCCTGTTCCTGTTCGAGCTGCTCCGGGGCCTGGGCCTTACCGGGCGCTACATGCTGAGCCGGCCGTTCACCCTGGAGTATCCCGAGGAGAAGGCCCCGGTCTCGCCGCGCTTCCGCGGCCTGCACGCGCTGCGCCGCTATCCCAATGGCGAGGAGCGCTGCATTGCCTGCAAACTGTGCGAGGCGGTGTGCCCGGCGCTGGCGATCACCATCGAGGCCGAGCCGCGCGAAGACGGCTCACGGCGCACCACGCGCTATGACATCGACCTGTTCAAGTGCATTTACTGCGGCTTCTGCGAAGAGTCCTGTCCGGTGGATTCCATCGTCGAGACCCGGATCTACGAGTACCACTTCGAGAACCGGGGCGAGGAGATCATGACCAAGGAAAAGCTGCTGGCTATCGGCGACCAGTACGAGGAGCAACTGGCGGCCGACCGGATCAAACGGGCGGCGCTGTACTAG
- a CDS encoding NADH-quinone oxidoreductase subunit M, with product MSADWPILSVVIWLPIIGGLLVLGSGDRAPNVTRWLALLVSILTFVLSIPLYTGFDVSTAQMQFVENLPWIPAFDVSYHLGVDGISMPLILLTTFITILVIIAGWEVIQYKPSQYMAAFLIMEGVMVGVFAALDAMLFYVFWEAMLIPMFIIIGIWGGPRRVYATIKFFLYTFLGSVFMLVALIYMYFKSGSMEILAFHDLKLNLTEQVLIFIAFLLAFAVKVPMWPVHTWLPDAHVEAPTGGSVILAAIMLKIGGYGFLRFSLPITPDASQTLDWLIIGMSLIAVVYIGFVALVQQDMKKLIAYSSIAHMGFVTLGFFIVFRILANPEVDSGAVLGVQGGMVQMVSHGFISAAMFLCVGVLYDRLHSRQIADYGGVVNVMPWFAFFMVFFAMANAGLPGTSGFVGEFMVILASFRADFWFAVLAATTLILGAAYTLWMVKRVVFGEVRSEGVAALSDINAREVVVLTSLALAVLALGLWPAPLIEVMDASIGNLVQHIGVSKL from the coding sequence ATGAGTGCTGACTGGCCCATTCTGAGCGTCGTCATCTGGCTGCCCATCATCGGCGGCCTGCTGGTGCTGGGGAGCGGTGACCGCGCGCCCAACGTCACCCGCTGGCTGGCCTTGCTGGTGTCGATCCTGACCTTCGTGCTCAGCATCCCGCTGTACACCGGCTTCGATGTCTCCACCGCGCAGATGCAGTTCGTCGAGAACCTGCCGTGGATCCCGGCCTTCGACGTCAGCTATCACCTGGGTGTGGACGGCATCTCCATGCCGCTGATCCTGCTCACCACCTTCATTACCATCCTGGTGATCATTGCCGGCTGGGAGGTCATCCAGTACAAGCCGTCGCAGTACATGGCCGCCTTCCTGATCATGGAAGGGGTGATGGTCGGCGTGTTCGCGGCCCTGGACGCCATGCTGTTCTACGTCTTCTGGGAGGCCATGCTGATCCCGATGTTCATCATCATCGGCATCTGGGGCGGGCCGCGCCGGGTGTATGCCACCATCAAGTTCTTCCTCTACACCTTCCTCGGCTCGGTGTTCATGCTGGTGGCGCTGATCTACATGTACTTCAAGTCGGGGTCGATGGAAATCCTGGCCTTCCACGATCTCAAGCTGAACCTCACCGAGCAGGTGCTGATCTTCATCGCCTTCCTGCTGGCCTTCGCGGTCAAGGTGCCGATGTGGCCGGTGCACACCTGGTTGCCCGATGCGCACGTGGAGGCGCCCACCGGCGGCTCGGTGATCCTGGCGGCCATCATGCTCAAGATCGGCGGTTACGGCTTCCTGCGCTTCAGCCTGCCGATCACGCCGGATGCCAGCCAGACGCTGGACTGGCTGATCATCGGCATGTCGCTGATCGCGGTGGTCTACATCGGCTTCGTGGCACTGGTGCAGCAGGACATGAAGAAGCTGATCGCCTACTCGTCCATCGCACACATGGGCTTCGTGACCCTGGGCTTCTTCATCGTGTTCCGTATCCTCGCCAACCCCGAGGTGGACAGCGGCGCCGTGCTGGGTGTGCAGGGCGGCATGGTGCAGATGGTGTCCCACGGCTTCATCTCGGCAGCCATGTTCCTGTGCGTTGGCGTGCTCTATGATCGTCTGCACAGCCGCCAGATCGCCGACTATGGCGGGGTGGTCAACGTCATGCCCTGGTTTGCCTTCTTCATGGTGTTCTTTGCCATGGCCAATGCCGGCCTGCCGGGCACCTCGGGCTTCGTCGGCGAATTCATGGTGATCCTGGCCAGCTTCCGCGCCGACTTCTGGTTCGCGGTGCTGGCGGCCACCACCCTGATCCTCGGTGCGGCCTATACCCTGTGGATGGTCAAGCGCGTGGTGTTCGGCGAGGTGCGCTCCGAAGGCGTGGCCGCGCTCAGCGACATCAATGCCCGCGAGGTGGTGGTGTTGACCTCGCTGGCGCTGGCGGTGCTCGCCCTGGGACTGTGGCCCGCGCCGCTCATCGAGGTGATGGACGCCTCGATCGGCAATCTCGTTCAACACATCGGTGTCAGCAAGCTCTGA
- the nuoG gene encoding NADH-quinone oxidoreductase subunit NuoG translates to MSDEKITIEVDGQPLEARPGQMLIEVTDAAGITVPRFCYHKHLSVAANCRMCLVEVEKAPKPLPACATPCTDGMKVYTRSPLARAAQKGTMEFLLINHPLDCPICDQGGECELQDVAMGFGGDVSRYNEGKRVVRDEDIGPLIATDMTRCIHCTRCVRFGSEIAGLRELGATGRGEHMRIGVFVEHSVSSELSGNIIDLCPVGALTSKPFRFKARAWELIQREGIAPHDGVGSNLHLHLRRGQLLRVVSCENEAVNQTWISDRDRYSYKGLEVDRLTRPLLRENGQWREVDWDQALQVAAQALKRTEPGRLGAMVSPSATLEEMALAAALVRGLGSDNIDYRLRQCDFRGDAADPVLPWLGRRFADIATNEATLLVGSWLRKDQPLLNHRVRESWKRGGVVMTINPVDYDFNYEREVDVVCKPSELATELAGVAAALGADTAGLAAEADQAHQAIAEQLKQAGQGSLILGSQALMHPDFALLRRLAANIAEAAGIDWGAVGFGANDTGAWLAGAVPHRRAPGESAGGANVAAMLDGGCDTVLLLGAEPELDFADPAASRAGLEQAFVVALGTHDSETLRAVADVILPIGAFAETSGTFVNLQGDVQSFAGAMPPPGEARPAWKVLRVLGNLVDLDGFDYTDSAEVRDELLGRLGDWRPDNRLADTAAPARQFAPSGTERIGGVPMYSVDALSRHSAPLQATPDTWDGRVRIALGLAERLGLEDEARVRITQGETSVELPVVIDDCVAGDCIWLPTGVPESTALGCGFAEVSVEKI, encoded by the coding sequence TGATCGAGGTCACCGATGCCGCCGGCATCACGGTGCCCCGTTTCTGCTATCACAAGCACCTTTCGGTGGCGGCCAACTGCCGCATGTGCCTGGTCGAGGTCGAGAAGGCACCCAAGCCGCTGCCAGCCTGCGCCACGCCCTGCACCGATGGCATGAAGGTCTACACCCGCTCGCCACTGGCGCGTGCCGCGCAGAAGGGGACCATGGAGTTCCTGCTCATCAACCATCCGCTGGACTGCCCGATCTGCGACCAGGGCGGCGAGTGCGAGCTGCAGGACGTGGCCATGGGCTTCGGTGGCGATGTCTCGCGCTACAACGAGGGCAAGCGCGTGGTGCGCGACGAGGACATCGGCCCGCTGATCGCTACCGACATGACCCGCTGCATCCACTGCACCCGCTGCGTGCGCTTCGGCAGCGAGATCGCCGGCCTGCGCGAGCTGGGGGCCACCGGGCGTGGCGAGCACATGCGCATCGGCGTGTTCGTCGAGCACAGCGTGAGCTCGGAACTGTCCGGCAACATCATCGACCTGTGCCCGGTGGGTGCACTCACCTCCAAGCCCTTCCGCTTCAAGGCCCGCGCCTGGGAGTTGATCCAGCGCGAGGGCATCGCGCCCCACGACGGCGTGGGGAGCAATCTCCACCTGCACCTGCGGCGTGGCCAGTTGCTGCGGGTGGTGTCGTGCGAGAACGAGGCGGTCAACCAGACCTGGATCAGCGACCGCGATCGCTATTCGTACAAGGGGCTGGAGGTTGATCGCCTGACTCGCCCGCTGCTGCGCGAGAACGGCCAGTGGCGCGAGGTCGACTGGGACCAGGCGCTGCAGGTCGCCGCTCAGGCGCTCAAGCGCACCGAGCCCGGCCGGCTGGGCGCCATGGTCTCACCCAGCGCCACCCTCGAGGAGATGGCGCTCGCCGCTGCGCTGGTACGCGGTCTGGGTTCGGACAACATCGACTACCGCCTGCGTCAGTGCGACTTCCGCGGTGATGCGGCCGATCCGGTGTTGCCCTGGCTGGGCCGGCGCTTCGCCGACATCGCGACCAACGAAGCGACCCTGCTGGTCGGTTCCTGGCTGCGCAAGGACCAACCCCTGCTCAACCACCGTGTCCGCGAGTCCTGGAAGCGGGGTGGGGTGGTGATGACCATCAACCCGGTGGACTACGACTTCAACTACGAGCGCGAGGTGGACGTGGTCTGCAAGCCCTCGGAGTTGGCTACCGAGCTGGCCGGGGTGGCTGCCGCCCTGGGCGCCGACACCGCCGGATTGGCGGCCGAGGCCGACCAGGCACACCAGGCCATTGCCGAACAACTCAAGCAGGCGGGGCAGGGCAGCCTGATCCTCGGCAGCCAGGCCCTGATGCATCCCGACTTCGCCCTGCTGCGCCGGTTGGCGGCGAACATCGCCGAGGCTGCGGGCATCGATTGGGGCGCGGTCGGTTTCGGTGCCAACGATACCGGCGCCTGGCTGGCCGGCGCGGTGCCGCACCGGCGTGCGCCCGGCGAGTCGGCCGGCGGCGCGAACGTGGCGGCCATGCTCGACGGTGGCTGTGACACCGTGCTGCTGTTGGGCGCCGAGCCCGAACTCGATTTCGCCGATCCGGCCGCCAGCCGCGCCGGCCTGGAACAGGCCTTCGTGGTCGCCCTGGGCACCCACGACAGCGAGACACTGCGCGCGGTGGCCGATGTGATCCTGCCGATTGGTGCCTTTGCCGAGACCTCCGGCACCTTCGTCAACCTGCAGGGCGACGTGCAGTCCTTTGCCGGTGCCATGCCGCCGCCGGGTGAAGCACGACCGGCCTGGAAAGTGTTGCGCGTGCTGGGCAACCTGGTGGATCTCGACGGTTTTGACTACACCGACAGCGCCGAGGTGCGCGATGAACTGCTGGGTCGCCTGGGTGACTGGCGGCCCGACAACCGTCTGGCCGATACCGCTGCCCCGGCGCGGCAGTTTGCACCGTCCGGCACCGAGCGCATCGGTGGCGTGCCGATGTACTCGGTCGATGCCCTCAGCCGTCACTCGGCGCCCCTGCAAGCCACGCCGGATACCTGGGATGGCCGGGTGCGCATCGCCTTGGGACTGGCGGAACGGCTGGGCCTGGAAGACGAGGCCCGGGTACGCATCACCCAGGGCGAGACCAGTGTCGAGTTGCCGGTAGTAATCGATGACTGTGTGGCGGGCGACTGTATCTGGCTGCCGACCGGGGTGCCCGAGAGCACGGCGCTGGGGTGTGGTTTCGCCGAAGTCAGCGTGGAGAAGATCTGA